The Streptomyces sp. RKND-216 genomic sequence GGCGTTCACCTCGCCGTCGCCGTCGGGGTCGTACGGCCCCTCGGGACAGCCCGGGTTGTCGGCCCGTGCCTTCAGGCGCCACTGGATCTCCTGCGGCGTGGCGCGCCGGTGCTCGCTCTTGACGAGCGCGGCGACGCCGGCCACGTGCGGGGCGGCCATCGAGGTGCCCTGGAGGAAGGCGTAGTCGCCGTCGGGCATGGTGGACAGCACGCGGCCGTTCTTGCCGTCGCCCTCGGGGACCTGGTAGCGGTCGCCGCCCGGGGCGGCGACGTCCACGACGCCGTCGCCGTAGTTGGAGTAGTACGACTTCAGTGACTGGTCGCCGGTGGCGGAGACGGTCACCACGCCCGGCAGCTGTGCCGGGAGGTCCAGGCACTCGGACGGGTCGATGGTGCGCTCGACGGGTGTGGAGTCGTCCGGACTGGTCGCGTCGACGAGTTCGTCCGCGGCCAGGTCCTGGGCGGAGTTGCCGGCCGAGGCGACGTTGAGGACGCCCTCGTCCTCCGCGTACTCGGCGGCCCGTCCGACGGCCTCCAGGATGGCAGCCTGGTCCTCGTGGTCCGGGCAGTTGTAGAGCCAGGGGTCGGTGTAGTAGCTGTTGTTCGTCACCTCGATGCCCTGCTCGGCGGCGAACATGAAGGCGCACACCACGGCCTCGGTGTAGAAGAGGCTGGAGCCCTGCTCGGCCACCTTGATCGAGGAGACCTTCACCCCGGGTGCCACGCCGGCGATGCCGACGTCGTTGCGCGGAGCGGCGATGATGCCCGCCACGTGCGTGCCGTGGTAGTGGCCGCCCTCCGCGTAGGGCCGCCAGGCGCCCCACGAGGTGTCGGGCTCGCCGCCGACGCAGTTGGCGGACTGGGTGGGGGCGAAGTTCCTCCGCAGGTCCGGGTGGGTGTCGTCGACGCCGGTGTCGACCACGGCGACGGTGACGCCGCGGCGTCCGTCGTCGATCGCGTGCGCCCGGTCGGCCTTGATGGCCGGGATGTTCCACTGGAGCGACTCCAGCGGCTCGTCGGGCGCCGCCTTCTTGCGGGCCCCGGGTGAGAGGCGCTGCTCGTCCTTCGCCAGTTCGGCGGCCAGCCGTTCCGGGTCCTTCACGTACTGCGGCTTGCCCACGTCCGTGGTGGCGGCCGCGCTGAGTGGAGCGGTGCGGGTGGCGCCGGCGGAGTCGACGCCGTCGACCGCGCGCATCGTGTCGCCGAAGCCGGGGTCGGTGGAGTGGGCGATGACGACGCCGATCTCCTCCCAGGACGTGACGACGGTGCCGCCGGCGTCCTCGACCTCCCGCTCGACGCGGTCCACGGTGGCGGAGTCGGTCGCGGTGTTGACGACGTAGCTGAGCTTCTCGCCGTCCGCCGCGGGCCGGGCGTCCTGCGCGAGTGCGGTGGACGCGCCGGGCAGGACCGCCAGCGACGCGGTCAGTGCCAGGCCGAGCGGCACCGCCAGCGCGTGCCGCCGTCTGGGCTTCACTGAATCCATGGGGTCTCCATGCCGTTTCGAATGTGACTTCCCGTGGAGGAAGTTAGCCCTGTTGAGTGCAGTTGAGGGGCAGATCCGGAAAGAAAATCGTCGAATCAGACCGGCTTGGCGGCTTTCTCCTTCATCTTTCAACTACCTACCCCTGTTGTACGCAGCGTCATCCCCTTACGATGCGCGAACGGTGTGGCCGGATGTTGTGCAGGTCACACCGAACGTCCGCCTTCCCGACCTCTCTGGGAGTCGCCGTGGATTCCGCATCACACGAAGCGAGCGCCGGTGCCGCGCCACCGGCCGACCGGAACTACATCGAGGTGCAGCGGAGCGCCGAGTTCGTCGCCCTGCGCCGGGCTCACCGGTCGTTCGCCTTCCCCCTCACTGTCGCCTTCATCAGCTGGTACTTCCTGTACGTCCTCCTCTCCATCTACGCCGGTGCGCTGATGGGTACCAAGATCGTCGGCAATATCAACGTGGCATTCGTGTTCGGTGTCGCCC encodes the following:
- a CDS encoding DUF485 domain-containing protein, which produces MDSASHEASAGAAPPADRNYIEVQRSAEFVALRRAHRSFAFPLTVAFISWYFLYVLLSIYAGALMGTKIVGNINVAFVFGVAQFVTTFAIAWWYSRHAAAKLDPAADAIKSRLEGGA
- a CDS encoding S8 family serine peptidase yields the protein MDSVKPRRRHALAVPLGLALTASLAVLPGASTALAQDARPAADGEKLSYVVNTATDSATVDRVEREVEDAGGTVVTSWEEIGVVIAHSTDPGFGDTMRAVDGVDSAGATRTAPLSAAATTDVGKPQYVKDPERLAAELAKDEQRLSPGARKKAAPDEPLESLQWNIPAIKADRAHAIDDGRRGVTVAVVDTGVDDTHPDLRRNFAPTQSANCVGGEPDTSWGAWRPYAEGGHYHGTHVAGIIAAPRNDVGIAGVAPGVKVSSIKVAEQGSSLFYTEAVVCAFMFAAEQGIEVTNNSYYTDPWLYNCPDHEDQAAILEAVGRAAEYAEDEGVLNVASAGNSAQDLAADELVDATSPDDSTPVERTIDPSECLDLPAQLPGVVTVSATGDQSLKSYYSNYGDGVVDVAAPGGDRYQVPEGDGKNGRVLSTMPDGDYAFLQGTSMAAPHVAGVAALVKSEHRRATPQEIQWRLKARADNPGCPEGPYDPDGDGEVNAECTGNAKINSFYGYGIVDALDAVRK